From Cygnus olor isolate bCygOlo1 chromosome 7, bCygOlo1.pri.v2, whole genome shotgun sequence, a single genomic window includes:
- the AP3M1 gene encoding AP-3 complex subunit mu-1 — protein sequence MIHSLFLINCSGDIFLEKHWKSVVSQSVCDYFFEAQEKAIDVENVPPVISTPHHYLISIYRDKIFFVSVIQTEVPPLFVIEFLHRVADTFQDYFGECSETAIKDNVVIVYELLEEMLDNGFPLATESNILKELIKPPTILRSVVNSITGSSNVGDTLPTGQLSNIPWRRAGVKYTNNEAYFDVIEEIDAIIDKSGSTVFAEIQGVIDSCIKLSGMPDLSLSFMNPRLLDDVSFHPCIRFKRWESERVLSFIPPDGNFRLISYRVSSQNLVAIPVYVKHMISFKENSSSGRFDVTIGPKQNMGKTVEGVVMTVHMPKAVLNMNLTATQGSYTFDPVTKVLTWDVGKITPQKLPNLKGIVNLQSGAPKPEENPSLNIQFKIQQLAISGLKVNRLDMYGEKYKPFKGVKYITKAGKFQVRT from the exons ATGATCCACAGCCTGTTTCTTATAAACTGTTCTGGTGATATATTCCTGGAGAAGCACTGGAAGAGTGTTGTGAGCCAGTCTGTGTGTGATTATTTCTTTGAAGCTCAGGAGAAAGCAATCGATGTTGAGAATGTGCCTCCTGTCATCTCAACGCCACATCACTACCTCATCAGCATCTATCGGGATAAAATCTTCTTTGTGTCTGTCATACAGACGGAAGTGCCACCGCTCTTTGTAATTGAATTTCTGCACCGAGTAGCAGATACTTTCCAG GATTACTTTGGCGAATGTTCTGAGACTGCAATTAAGGACAATGTAGTTATTGTGTATGAACTTCTGGAAGAAATGTTAGACAATGGCTTTCCACTGGCAACAGAATCCAACATACTGAAGGAACTGATTAAGCCTCCCACAATTCTGCGCTCTGTTGTCAACTCCATCACAg gcAGTAGTAATGTGGGTGACACACTTCCCACCGGACAGCTGTCCAACATTCCTTGGCGCAGGGCAGGGGTAAAATACACAAACAATGAAGCCTACTTTGATGTTATTGAAGAAATTGATGCGATTATAGACAAATCAG GTTCCACAGTCTTTGCAGAAATCCAAGGTGTTATTGATTCGTGTATTAAGCTCTCAGGAATGCCggatctttctctttctttcatg AATCCAAGGCTGCTGGATGATGTCAGCTTCCATCCATGTATTCGATTCAAACGCTGGGAGTCTGAAAGAGTCCTTTCGTTTATTCCTCCTGATGGGAATTTCAGACTGATCTCCTACCGTGTCAGTTCACAGAA CTTGGTGGCAATTCCTGTATATGTGAAGCATATGATCAGCTTTAAGGAGAACAGTTCTTCAGGAAGATTTGATGTTACCATTGGACCAAAACAGAACATGGGGAAAACAGTAGAAGGTGTCGTCATGACAGTTCACATGCCAAAAGCAGTACTTAACATGAACCTCACTGCTACGCAGGGCAGCTATACATTTGATCCAGTTACTAAG GTGTTAACATGGGACGTTGGCAAAATTACCCCTCAAAAGCTACCGAATCTGAAGGGCATAGTGAACCTGCAGTCTGGAGCCCCCAAGCCAGAAGAAAATCCAAGTTTAAATATCCAGTTTAAGATACAACAGCTTGCAATTTCAG gattGAAAGTAAATCGCCTAGACATGtatggagaaaaatataagCCTTTTAAAGGTGTCAAATACAttacaaaagcaggaaaattcCAGGTCAGGACATGA